The genomic stretch TAACAAAATGTTGGAGAAACCGTTTGTTAGGCCTCAAAGGGCTCCTAAACCTTAAGAATGTTTGGACAAAATGGCTCAATCCAGTTTATGTGAACAAGATTCTGTAATGTGTTTGACAGCAGGACAGTCGTGAAGAACGGAGTTTGTTATATAAAGTCTTAACTGGATCTTGGCAATGGTAAACAGTTTTTATGAAATTTTTATCCCAACAAGTGTTTAAAAGATgatgtgaaatgaaattatcaCCCAACTCAGCTCGGTTTaccatattttttatactttcatCTCACTGCTCTGCTTTTATGCCTCATAGTGCTATGTCTATATCTCTGTATTCAGCAGGATTCATCTGTTTCCACTGACAAAGCACTGATAAGTCGACTGTACACAAACTGCCCAATACCAAACAAAGATAATGAGCGGTGCAGTGTTTATCTGCTAAAAACAACTTTCTCACGAATTTGTGAAGGCTGGTCAAAAATACAACTAAAACGTAAATTTTGATATTCTGTAAATAAGCAGGGTTTGCTAAAAAGCAATGTTTGCTAGCATTTTAACCGTTGCTGCTTAGGTCCATGCTTGGTTCACTGCAATAGAGTATCCACATGTCAGACCTTGCTACATAAATCCTATTGGAATCAAACTAGAAACTTACCCTTTCTACATCTTCCAGTTGCCTGGAAGATGAATGTTTTTGCTGTAAATTTGTGAGCAAAGGCCACAGACGTGACCTGTTGAGACAAAACCCTTCCTGTTGATAAGATGGACAAACAGCTTCTGTTGTAACCACTGGGACAAGAAGTCTGCCGCCACAACATGTGGAATTGTCTCAAGTCTCAGGAAAAGACTGTGTGTCAAGGGATTATGGCTAAATGCTAATGTCCTGATAGTTAACCGATAACCTGGTATATCTCAGCCTGGTCTTCAGTGTGTGCTGAAAAGAGGTGAGGAAACAGTGGGGACTTTGTtgtggtttggagctgcatttagccagtggtgttggggatcttgtcaaaattgatggaattatgaatgcaaaaaagtaccatcagattttgatccaccatgcaacaccatttggaaagcatctgattggcaacagcttcatttttgcaCAGTGTTACATAGTCATCCTTAAAAAGACTTTTTTGCTAGCTCACCTGTTATTACCACACCAACCCTAAGTATGACTCAAGGGCCACAATGTCTAACACCCCTTCTCTTCAAACAGTCTCCATTTTGGACATTGAATCAGTTCGCAAGGGCCGTCAGTCTGAGGGGCTTAAAAAATACACCGATGACAGCGTCGAGGACCGGTGTTTCTCCATCTTCTTCAAGGGGCGCAAGAAAAATCTCGACCTGATGGCAAAATCTGAGGAAGAACTAAATAAGTGGGTGACCGGCCTGGAGAAGATCATCAACAACATGCACAACCTCAGTGACCAGAAGAAGCGAGAACAGTATCCTTAGCAAAAGTCAAGCGAGCAAAGCGAGAAATGTGTatgcattttgtgtgtgagtgcatttgTTTGTGATACATCAGCTCCTTACATCTGAATGCCAGCTGGATAATCAGCTGCCTACGTAAGGCTGACAAGAACGGTGACAACAAGATGACCCTCAAGGAGCTGAAGCACTTCATGCGGCAGATCAATGTTGATGTTAGTGACACTTACGCAGCGGAGATTTTTAAGGTGAGACCTTGTcagaaaatttttttaaaaagtgtatcTCTCAAGTTCAGAGTTAATCAGCCATAAAAtgtcatttctgtttaattaacTGCCTCATTACGTTGCACAGAAATGTGACATATCCCATTCAGGCACCCTGGAAGGCTCGGAGATCACTGAATTCTATCATTTGCTGACATACCGCGAGGAGATTGATGTCATCTATGCGAAATATGCTCAAACAGAGGGTCAGATGAGCGCCAGAGACCTGCTGAACTTCCTGCTGAATGAGCAGCGGGAGCAGGTGACCGAAGAGGACGCCCACAGGCTTATTGAGAAATATGAAGTGGATCAAACAGGTAGTTATTTTGGACACCAGCGCATAATAAACTTATGACTAATGACCATATTATCAGAGCTTTATTTCAACTGCTTTATGCATCACTTTCCATTTAACATGTTCATCCATGTGTGTCACAGCCAAGCAGAAGAAGCACATGACAAAAGATGGCTTCCTGATGTACCTGCAGCAGGAGGATGGATGCATCCTCAATCCAACCCACAAATTTGAGTATCAGGACATGGACCAGCCCCTCAGCCATTACTACATCTCCTCCTCACACAACACATACCTGATGGAAGACCAGCTCAAAGGGCCCAGCAGCACAGAAGCTTACATAAAGtaaattttattatattactTTTATACAGATAGCCTTAACTGAAGATTAGAAGCAGTTGAATTGTAACAACTGGAAATTTTAGCAAATGAGACCTGATTCTGCAGGCTTCTTCTTTCAGTTAGACTGAATAAAGATGTATCAGGCCTGTTTTAGACCACATCAGTAGTTCCTGGGCTTTTATGAAGGGCTATTTTGGGATGACACCACAGTCCAGGAATCGCTCCAGTTGACACACAGGCAAAGTTCATGTGATGTCTGTGGTATGTAGTTGGtcacaaatgttttctttgcttgCAGAGCGCTGATGAAGAGTTGCCGCTGTGTGGAGCTGGACTGTTGGGATGGGGTTAACGGAGAGCCTGTTATTTATCATGGCCACACACTCACTTCCAAAGTGCTCTTCAAAGACGTTATCAAAGTCATCAAGGAATACGCCTTCAAAGTATGTGACATAGTCTACTACTTGGGATGTTTTACCTTGCTCTTGTTGGAGATTGCGTTGAATCCCCAGCCCTTTGCTCTCCCTCGCACAATAGGAACAAGAAATTGACTGAAGTTCACCTTCAcattgtttcctttgttttccaGACTTCAGAATACCCAGTCATTCTGTCCCTGGAGAACCATTGCTCAGTGGACCAGCAGAAGCTCATGGCCCATTATTTGATCTCCATCCTGGGTGATGCTTTGGTCAAAAAGCCTCTGGGCGACACCATGCCAACCAACTTCCCATCACCTAAGGTGAAATCCCAATATCTAAATTCACTGACACATGATACATCGTTCGTGGAGACCTGCCCTCATAAACAAAGCATCAAAGGAAGACAGCACCTTAACAGTTCcccttttaaattaataaaccaCTTTTCTGTGTACCTTAACATGACCCACATTTTGTTTAGGGAATCCAATCAAATGAGGATACTCCATCCTATTACACCACATCCTCATAATCAAAATACCTTTGCTTTTTTGGTATCACTTAATGATTATGTAATCATTTGCTGTAACAGCTGAGTGAGCGTGTTCGAGACAACACTGTgtttgaaaacaaagattgcTTGCAAGTGGAATTTAATCTCCGTGTGAGCTCTGGATGACAGGTTAGAATCACCAGTGAACCTAAACTCCAGATAAATTTAGGTTATCcaaagttttattattattgcaatataccttgttattattattattattattggaatTTGTAACAGGGATATTCCAAGTAATATATAAATCTCTTGATTCTAAAAATGtcttgtatttgttttctattttctaaCTCTCTTTTAATCTATGACTTTTCTAAAATTCTGCCAAATGATTGGAAAATTACCTTCACTCCTGGGACAAACATAAAGAGAAGGGAAATATGAATATTTGAAATATAGCACTCACAAGGTGGCTCCCTGTAGCATTGTCAGCGTCAAAAGAAATTTATCTCTCCCATTCTGTCATTGGTTGTTTGGAGGGTGTGATTAACAGTCAGTTTCTTTTGCTATGAATTAAAATATGTGCCTTCCTGCATGAAGCaatgcagttttgttttccACATTACTGCACAGTGTGTATTTTAAGTTTTAGAAATTGCATAAGATaacattttgtgtctctttgcagGCACTGAAGGGAAAGATCCTCATCAAGGGAAAACGACTGAACAAACTGGATGCAGTCTTCACCAGTAACAAAGTTGTAGAGGACGAGACCGTGTCTGAGGAGGACGAGGCTGCAGAGTGCAAGGAGAATTCCGAAAAACCGAAACCAAAGGTGCGCCAAAGGCTTCttactcattttaaaaaaaatttaaacaactATTTTTAGTTTCAGCTTTCATGCTCATCCGTGTCTTTCCTTGTTTCAGAAAACAAAGATCAAACTTGCCAGAGAGCTGTCAGACATGGTCATCTACTGTAAGAGTGTCCATTTTAATGGCTTTGAACATGCCAGAGACAACCAGGCCTTCTATGAAATGTCATCCTTCAAGGAGAGTAAAGCATTCCACCTCGCTGAGACCTCAGGTAAACGTGCACTGCATTTACCTGCATTTACTATCACTCCactattgctttaaaaaaaaaaaattaaaaattcatgTGTTCTTGTAGCTACTGCCTTCATTCATCACAACATGGATAAACTCAGTAGGATCTACCCTGCCGGCTCCAGAACAGA from Archocentrus centrarchus isolate MPI-CPG fArcCen1 chromosome 20, fArcCen1, whole genome shotgun sequence encodes the following:
- the plcd1a gene encoding 1-phosphatidylinositol 4,5-bisphosphate phosphodiesterase delta-1a isoform X1 is translated as MSCFHKHPKRTKSEELAFQEQQKKVAQENGKRVGLEGDLDLQFLLVGGPLVKICSNSWKKNRYYKLQEDCQTFWHESKKKFKKTQTFSILDIESVRKGRQSEGLKKYTDDSVEDRCFSIFFKGRKKNLDLMAKSEEELNKWVTGLEKIINNMHNLSDQKKREHWIISCLRKADKNGDNKMTLKELKHFMRQINVDVSDTYAAEIFKKCDISHSGTLEGSEITEFYHLLTYREEIDVIYAKYAQTEGQMSARDLLNFLLNEQREQVTEEDAHRLIEKYEVDQTAKQKKHMTKDGFLMYLQQEDGCILNPTHKFEYQDMDQPLSHYYISSSHNTYLMEDQLKGPSSTEAYIKALMKSCRCVELDCWDGVNGEPVIYHGHTLTSKVLFKDVIKVIKEYAFKTSEYPVILSLENHCSVDQQKLMAHYLISILGDALVKKPLGDTMPTNFPSPKALKGKILIKGKRLNKLDAVFTSNKVVEDETVSEEDEAAECKENSEKPKPKKTKIKLARELSDMVIYCKSVHFNGFEHARDNQAFYEMSSFKESKAFHLAETSATAFIHHNMDKLSRIYPAGSRTDSSNYNPVPMWNVGCQIVALNFQTPSKEMHLNQGRFRPNGFCGYILKPEFQRSLSSQFDPNTLTKGPWLKKKIFHIMVISAQQLPKVNRDKHKNKSIVDPLVRVEIHGVQADNGSKETNYIDNNGFNPTWNEGFQFPISVPELALVRFVVEDHDTASQNDFIGQYCLPLTSAQNGYRHVPLLTKRGDVISSASLFVHLMPIDAQ
- the plcd1a gene encoding 1-phosphatidylinositol 4,5-bisphosphate phosphodiesterase delta-1a isoform X2 — protein: MELSALGKHGLEGDLDLQFLLVGGPLVKICSNSWKKNRYYKLQEDCQTFWHESKKKFKKTQTFSILDIESVRKGRQSEGLKKYTDDSVEDRCFSIFFKGRKKNLDLMAKSEEELNKWVTGLEKIINNMHNLSDQKKREHWIISCLRKADKNGDNKMTLKELKHFMRQINVDVSDTYAAEIFKKCDISHSGTLEGSEITEFYHLLTYREEIDVIYAKYAQTEGQMSARDLLNFLLNEQREQVTEEDAHRLIEKYEVDQTAKQKKHMTKDGFLMYLQQEDGCILNPTHKFEYQDMDQPLSHYYISSSHNTYLMEDQLKGPSSTEAYIKALMKSCRCVELDCWDGVNGEPVIYHGHTLTSKVLFKDVIKVIKEYAFKTSEYPVILSLENHCSVDQQKLMAHYLISILGDALVKKPLGDTMPTNFPSPKALKGKILIKGKRLNKLDAVFTSNKVVEDETVSEEDEAAECKENSEKPKPKKTKIKLARELSDMVIYCKSVHFNGFEHARDNQAFYEMSSFKESKAFHLAETSATAFIHHNMDKLSRIYPAGSRTDSSNYNPVPMWNVGCQIVALNFQTPSKEMHLNQGRFRPNGFCGYILKPEFQRSLSSQFDPNTLTKGPWLKKKIFHIMVISAQQLPKVNRDKHKNKSIVDPLVRVEIHGVQADNGSKETNYIDNNGFNPTWNEGFQFPISVPELALVRFVVEDHDTASQNDFIGQYCLPLTSAQNGYRHVPLLTKRGDVISSASLFVHLMPIDAQ